One window of Phaenicophaeus curvirostris isolate KB17595 chromosome 22, BPBGC_Pcur_1.0, whole genome shotgun sequence genomic DNA carries:
- the SPEN gene encoding msx2-interacting protein isoform X1 produces the protein MVRETRHLWVGNLPENVREEKIIEHFKRYGRVESVKILPKRGSEGGVAAFVDFVDIKSAQKAHNSVNKMGDRDLRTDYNEPGTIPSAARGLDDTVSIASRSREVSGFRGGGGGPTYGPPPSLHAREGRYERRLDGASDNRERAYEHSAYGHHERGTGGFDRTRHYDQDYYRDPRERTLQHGLYYTSRSRSPNRFDAHDPRYEPRAREQFTLPSVVHRDIYRDDITREVRGRRPERNYQHSRSRSPHSSQSRTQSPQRLASQASRPTRSPSGSGSRSRSSSSDSISSSSSTSSDSSDSSSSSSDESPARSVQSTAVPAPASQLLPSLEKDEPRKSFGIKVQNLPVRSTDTSLKDGLFHEFKKYGKVTSVQIHGASEERYGLVFFRQQEDQEKALNASKGKLFFGMQIEVTAWIGPETESENEFRPLDERIDEFHPKATRTLFIGNLEKTTTYHDLRNIFQRFGGIVDIDIKKVNGVPQYAFLQYCDIASVCKAIKKMDGEYLGNNRLKLGFGKSMPTNCVWLDGLSTNVTDQYLTRHFCRYGPVVKVVFDRLKGMALVLYNEIEYAQAAVKETKGRKIGGNKIKVDFANRESQLAFYHSMEKTGQDIRDFYEMLAERSRDERRGSYEYAPDRTYYETVRTPGTYPEDPRREYPARGREFYAEWDPYQGDYYDPRYYDDPREYRDYRGDPYEQDIREYSYRQRERERERERFESDRDRDHERRPIERSQSPTHSRRPQSPGVSPSQSERLQSDSERRIYSRSSDRSGSCSSLSPPRYDKLDKARVERYAKNEKPEKERAFEQERVDKEKRLVRKEKPEKIEKEKTDKQKRKAKIHSPSSQSSETDQENEREPSPEKLKGNSKQSKERGDKEGTAKNRLELMPCVVLTRVKEKEGKVIDQPALEKLRAKLDNDTMKSPLLEQKTQTQAEQTKSDQAKLEPARTKVQKEKALASHVEVVDKEGKLKPKKHLKTEQPSEGANAVDLDKLEARKRRFADANLKPERQKVEVKRSSQDEEDARMVLKKQLDATASSREATALREGELERKPLRKEMLKRESKKLKLERLIPVTSPKEIQETLSVGGIGMRPSLDLQARLMEAADEPAEVQELSSKKLNPVKPQHKQVQLLDDQGTEKEDARKNYSGLPEDTPDHKLSAEKPSAADTEEKIGIDIDHTQSYRKQMEQSRRLKQQLEMEIAKSEKFGSPKKDVDEYERRSLVHEVGKPPQDVTDDSPPSKRKKTDQFDFEISTKRERNYRSSRQVSEDSERTSCSPSIRHFPFHEDDDTLDSPRLMPLKETKESPKIEEKSLSYSNMAVREDSLKFNPYDSSRREQMAEMAKLKLSVLSSEDDSSRWETQVKQEPGRVDISFPSSIVKRDSIRKRSVRDLEPGEVPSDSDDDGENKPHSPKASSLLESSRLSFLLRDREEKLREREERLSSSLERNKFYSFALDKTITPDTKALLERAKSLSSSREENWSFLDWDSRFASFRNNKDKEKVDSAPRPIPSWYMKKKKIRTDSEGGKLDDKKEDHKEEEQERQELFASRFLHSSIFEQDSKRLQHLERKDDDLDFISGRLYGRQSSSDGTNSAADLVQEPVVLFHSRFIELTRMQQKEKEKDQKPKEAEKQEDKENRPKTPETVPESKEPEHKTSSVVGPPSVTVLPQEPAPVAEKMANEKVVVETASIKEEKPSEPTSAAEEQKPFPEVAAPVKIEPPEQIEPPPVVEASKEVVPTALAPEEDAVATEHPSYLDTKPPTPGASFSPGDTSVDPEPEAAQLIPPPPKLVQKSDEAAEPKEENPLPSANADASTSQKVEAAAEVLPPVSDNDMEVEPPVVVKDKKSYKNKRSKTPVQSAAANVTEKPVTRKSERIDREKLKRSSSPRGETQKLSELKVEAEKVSRNAAKSPSSAAEPENVEPSLPIGRTRRRNVRSVYATTGDNEGPSPVKDSMEVTRSTRKRGEKEPQETVTTIPTTPRRGRPPKTRRKPEEDISPIKTEPVQQEAEEAETKEAVEAPKPAEGWRSPRSQKLTHSHSSAAATQQGKKGKNEPKADIAAESEDAAERSGQESGIGDNSNKAKAAEKEPAVSEQKRDRKELDVEKNQLEIPTVEIIEKKPVPEKVTKSKRGRYKNTKTVVDKASVCLKSVEIRLNVDEVKGALRPADEEPEPVAVSPAKMKSPPKEDVLPPHFVKNEVEDPFPETEKEVLREPKPSPEAAQLAKQIELEQAVENIAKLTETPPAIAAYKEPTADVPEVRQEEEGDKPAHQASETELAAAIGSIINDISGESESFPAPPTYPAESEAEIPTEPLVLPSPREEMEPETDQAVNNILETEAAVEPAVQPVPGSAPAVVEAESKEAEISFSESSNSAQEAETLQEAEVARKEKGRQKSTRQRRKRSTGRKGDVAEVGAFEPERVQSKSPPASEVKAKPEEALKEEKQIKTAAQAPAEPSASDASKAAAADIVIAAHEAVAESSTSPKAPPPAPLDVAAPPVPLDEGSQSGFKIRSPVDNAPITPPSAPNSALAAIPSAVAAAKLPAPVPAAIVPLHSGAAKVPEWMVRHEEPRARSTPPPALPPDTKASDIDTNSSTLRKILMEPKYVSATSITSTHVTTTHAEPVSAPRLEEPPLHPAVEAIKPVSEEKAAVPVTNALDPPVAEAPVFSEKEKISTVIAPKATSVISRMPHSADLEEAPRITLVKQTPQTQTCLVNAPSPKFKQRSSTNDNSRFHPGSMSIIEERPVETGSSPGLRVNTSEGVVLLSYSGQKTEGPQRISAKISQIPPASAVDIEFQQSVSKSQIKQEPITPSQPAPKGSQTSSGYGTVSTHSSLVLGTQPYNTSPVISSVKQERAALDKSDAAHLSVQPPASQPGKVLTQTVNTPPVLVHNQMVVNKKLSDPAALKVETKTLQPSSNLSPGVSPHHPSLSGKMHSEANHVSSGPSTPTDRAISHLGVTKQEPHSPRTSGHSPSPFPRACHPGSTSSPALSSSTPVMLAPGIPVPQYISSMHPEQSVIMPPHSVTQTVSLGHLSQGEVRMNTPPLSGIPYGIRPEALHSPRASLQPQMEIKPQRSSTPQPAPIRDIVMPALSSQHPVEEEIHYHHSSVCRGPAPVQSDVLVMQPDYRMHPSSIRLDQYNVPRDVRMIMHPHMAAVGEHHAETRQSRTPEGAGKTPPVSKTPQPGKETPKPSEGKMAHSPHSETRLISVPSGSQLPGLPLTQPVVVPHGVQIMHPAGSSFHDYRSVYGDMRNYHTAAQLGHPQFPGASPIGLPSRSMTPSQGLPEGEHSHASQPVRSKTPQIPPDAKGPAAAGPEQSHHPTVNRHAAQMDPHVHLQRAQADTGQTSYPSPVAISMKQELPSPHQPQGVPKQSMFIPTTSGAGAPPGLPLNRPEPQSALKQEPSPHPVSQRPVDMVQLLTKYPIVWQGLLALKNDTAAVQLHFVSGNNVLAHRSLPAPEGGPPLRIAQRMRLEASQLEGVARRMMVESDYCLLLALPCGRDQEDVVNQTESLKAAFISYLQAKQAAGIINVPNPGSNQPAYVLQIFPPCEFSESHLSRLAPDLLASISNISPHLMIVIASV, from the exons CAGcgactccagcagcagctcgaGCGATGAGTCCCCGGCACGGTCCGTTCAGTCGACAGCCGTCCCCGCGCCCGCTTCCCAGCTGCTTCCATCTCTGGAAAAAGATGAACCCCGGAAAAGTTTTGGGATCAAGGTTCAGAATCTTCCAGTGCGCTCAACAG ATACAAGCCTTAAAGATGGACTTTTCCATGAATTCAAGAAGTACGGCAAGGTGACATCGGTGCAGATTCACGGGGCTTCTGAGGAACGGTATGGCCTGGTGTTCTTCCGACAGCAGGAGGACCAGGAGAAAGCCCTGAATGCctcaaaaggaaaacttttctttggCATGCAGATCGAAGTCACTGCCTGGATTGGGCCAG AAACAGAAAGCGAGAATGAATTTCGTCCCTTGGATGAAAGGATAGATGAGTTCCACCCGAAAGCAACAAGAACTCTCTTCATTGGCAACCTGGAGAAAACCACCACCTACCACGACCTCCGCAACATCTTTCAGCGCTTCGGTGGGATAGTG GATATCGACATTAAGAAGGTGAACGGTGTTCCTCAGTACGCGTTCCTGCAGTACTGTGATATTGCCAGTGTGTGTAAAGCAATTAAGAAGATGGACGGGGAATATCTAGGAAATAACCGGCTCAAG CTGGGCTTCGGGAAGAGCATGCCCACCAACTGCGTCTGGTTAGACGGGCTTTCCACAAACGTTACGGATCAGTATTTAACCCGACACTTCTGCCGCTACGGGCCTGTGGTGAAG gTGGTGTTTGACCGCTTAAAAGGCATGGCCCTGGTTCTCTACAATGAGATTGAATATGCACAAGCAGCTGTAAAAGAGACCAAGGGGAGGAAAATCGGTGGGAATAAAATTAAG gtgGACTTTGCGAACCGAGAAAGTCAGCTGGCGTTTTATCATTCCATGGAGAAAACGGGTCAGGATATCAGAGACTTCTATGAAATGCTGGCGGAAAGGAG CAGAGACGAACGAAGAGGATCTTACGAGTACGCCCCTGACCGTACCTACTACGAGACTGTCCGGACTCCCGGGACGTATCCTGAAGATCCTCGGCGCGAATACCCGGCTCGAGGCAGAGAATTCTACGCAGAGTGGGATCCCTACCAAGGAGACTACTATGACCCACGCTACTACGATGACCCGCGCGAGTACCGGGATTACCGAGGCGATCCGTATGAGCAGGACATCAGGGAGTACAGCTACCGGCAGCGGGAGAGGGAGCGGGAGAGGGAACGCTTCGAATCCGATCGGGACAGAGACCACGAACGGAGACCGATTGAGCGCAGCCAGAGTCCGACGCACTCCAGGCGTCCGCAGAGTCCTGGAGTGTCTCCCTCGCAGTCGGAAAGGCTGCAGAGCGATTCGGAGCGGAGGATTTACAGCAGGTCATCGGATCGCAGTGGCAGCTGCAGCTCTCTGTCTCCTCCGCGATACGACAAGCTCGACAAAGCCCGTGTGGAACGCTACGCGAAAAATGAAAAACCAGAGAAGGAACGCGCTTTCGAGCAGGAGAGAGTCGACAAGGAGAAACGCTTGGTGAGAAAGGAAAAGCCGGAAAaaatagagaaggaaaaaaccgATAAGCAAAAGCGAAAAGCAAAAATCCATTCGCCCAGCTCGCAGTCTTCTGAAACGGATCAAGAGAATGAGAGGGAGCCTAGCCCTGAAAAACTGAAGGGCAATAGTaaacaaagcaaagagagaGGAGACAAAGAAGGGACAGCTAAAAACCGCCTGGAACTGATGCCCTGCGTGGTGTTAACCCgagtgaaagaaaaggaagggaaagttATTGACCAGCCCGCTTTGGAGAAGCTGAGGGCAAAGCTGGATAACGACACTATGAAGTCTCCACTTCTggagcagaaaacacagaccCAGGCAGAGCAAACCAAGTCAGATCAGGCTAAACTGGAACCTGCCAGAACCAAGGTGCAGAAGGAGAAAGCCCTTGCCAGTCACGTGGAAGTGGTGGATAAGGAGGGAAAACTGAAACCCAAAAAGCACTTGAAGACCGAGCAACCTTCTGAGGGGGCCAACGCGGTTGATTTGGACAAGCTGGAGGCTCGTAAGAGACGTTTTGCTGATGCAAATCTGAAACCTGAGAGGCAAAAAGTGGAAGTAAAAAGAAGCAGCCAAGATGAGGAAGATGCACGCATGGTTTTGAAAAAGCAGCTTGATGCGACGGCTTCGTCTAGAGAAGCGACAGCGTTAAGGGAAGGAGAATTGGAGAGAAAACCCCTGAGGAAGGAGATGCTTAAAAGGGAATCTAAAAAACTCAAACTGGAAAGACTTATTCCTGTTACCAGTCCCAAAGAAATTCAGGAGACTCTTAGCGTTGGTGGGATTGGCATGCGTCCCAGCCTGGACCTGCAGGCGAGGCTCATGGAGGCAGCTGATGAACCAGCAGAGGTGCAGGAGCTCTCTTCCAAGAAACTGAACCCAGTCAAACCCCAGCACAAACAGGTACAGCTCCTGGATGACCAAGGAACCGAGAAGGAGGACGCGAGGAAGAACTACTCTGGTCTGCCTGAGGACACACCTGACCATAAACTCAGTGCAGAGAAGCCTTCGGCAGCTGATACAGAGGAGAAAATAGGCATCGACATCGACCACACGCAAAGCTACAGGAAACAAATGGAGCAAAGTCGCAGGTTGAAACAGCAGCTGGAAATGGAGATCGCAAAGTCTGAGAAGTTTGGCAGCCCAAAGAAAGATGTGGATGAGTATGAAAGGCGGAGCTTGGTCCACGAGGTGGGAAAACCTCCGCAAGACGTCACTGATGACTCTCCAccaagtaaaaggaaaaagactgACCAGTTTGACTTTGAAATCAGcactaaaagagaaagaaattacagaagTTCTCGTCAGGTGAGTGAGGACTCCGAAAGGACGTCCTGTTCCCCGAGCATCAGACACTTCCCTTTCCATGAAGACGATGACACGCTCGATTCGCCGAGGCTGATGCCATTAAAGGAAACCAAAGAGTCGCctaaaatagaagaaaagagtCTTTCGTATTCCAACATGGCTGTGAGGGAAGACTCATTGAAATTCAACCCTTATGATTCCAGCAGAAGGGAGCAGATGGCAGAAATGGCTAAACTAAAACTCTCCGTGCTGAGTTCTGAGGATGACTCGAGTAGGTGGGAGACACAAGTGAAGCAGGAGCCTGGTCGAGTGGATATCAGCTTCCCGAGCAGCATCGTCAAGAGAGACAGCATACGCAAGAGGTCTGTCCGAGACCTGGAACCGGGGGAAGTGCCTTCGGATTCAGACGACGACGGTGAAAACAAACCCCACTCCCCGAAAGCCTCGTCCTTGTTGGAGAGTTCCAGGTTGTCTTTTTTATTAAGGGACAGAGAAGAGAAGTTAcgtgaaagagaggaaagactGTCGAGTTCCTTGGAGAGAAACAAGTTTTACTCTTTTGCGTTGGACAAGACAATCACACCAGACACAAAGGCCTTGCTCGAAAGAGCTAAATCTCTGTCGTCctccagagaagaaaactggTCCTTTCTAGACTGGGACTCGAGATTCGCTAGTTTTAGAAACAATAAAGACAAGGAGAAGGTTGACTCCGCTCCGAGACCTATTCCATCTTGgtatatgaaaaagaaaaaaatcaggaccGATTCGGAAGGTGGAAAACTGGATGATAAGAAGGAAGATCATAAAGAGGAGGAACAAGAGAGACAGGAACTGTTTGCCTCTCGTTTTTTGCATAGCTCAATCTTTGAACAGGACTCCAAGCGCCTGCAGCATTTGGAGAGAAAAGATGATGATCTCGACTTCATTTCAGGTCGGTTGTACGGGAGGCAGTCGTCTTCTGACGGGACAAACAGCGCGGCTGATTTGGTGCAAGAGCCAGTGGTTCTCTTCCACAGTCGGTTTATTGAGCTAACACGaatgcagcagaaagaaaaggagaaagatcaGAAACCAAAGGAAGCGGAAAAACAGGAAGATAAAGAAAACCGGCCGAAAACACCAGAAACGGTTCCCGAGAGTAAAGAACCAGAACATAAAACTTCCTCGGTGGTTGGTCCTCCTTCAGTCACTGTCCTGCCACAGGAACCAGCACCGGTTGCCGAGAAGATGGCGAATGAGAAGGTAGTGGTGGAAACGGCTTctataaaagaggaaaaaccaTCTGAACCTACTTCTGCTGCAGAGGAACAAAAACCTTTTCCTGAAGTTGCTGCTCCTGTCAAAATCGAACCACCTGAGCAAATTGAACCACCACCAGTTGTAGAAGCTAGTAAAGAAGTTGTTCCTACAGCCCTTGCACCAGAGGAAGACGCTGTAGCAACTGAGCATCCTTCGTACTTGGATACAAAGCCTCCTACTCCTGGAGCTTCCTTTTCCCCAGGAGACACCAGTGTAGATCCAGAACCCGAAGCTGCCCAGTTGATTCCACCTCCACCCAAGCTGGTTCAGAAATCCGATGAAGCTGCTGAACCTAAGGAAGAAAATCCTCTGCCTTCTGCCAATGCTGACGCTAGCACCAGTCAAAAGGTGGAGGCGGCAGCCGAGGTCCTGCCGCCCGTTTCCGACAATGATATGGAAGTGGAACCTCCGGtggttgtaaaagacaagaagTCCTACAAGAATAAACGCTCCAAGACTCCTGTGCAGTCGGCTGCAGCTAATGTCACGGAAAAGCCCGTCACGAGGAAGAGTGAAAGAATTGACCGTGAAAAACTGAAAAGGTCGAGCTCTCCGCGTGGGGAGACGCAGAAGCTCTCAGAATTGAAAGTGGAGGCGGAGAAGGTTTCGAGGAACGCTGCTAAATCCCCTAGTTCTGCCGCAGAGCCGGAAAACGTGGAGCCAAGCTTGCCAATAGGCCGGACCAGGCGCAGAAACGTGAGGTCTGTCTACGCTACCACGGGGGACAACGAAGGCCCGTCTCCTGTGAAGGACTCCATGGAGGTCACTAGATCCACCaggaagagaggggagaaggaacCACAGGAAACGGTGACAACCATTCCTACAACCCCGAGGAGGGGAAGACCTCCAAAAACCCGCCGTAAGCCGGAGGAGGACATCTCTCCAATAAAGACAGAACCGGTACAGCAAGAGGCAGAGGAGGCTGAAACTAAAGAGGCCGTGGAAGCTCCTAAGCCTGCAGAAGGTTGGAGGTCTCCTAGATCGCAGAAGCTAACGCACAGTCACTCGtcagctgctgccacccagcaggggaagaaagggaagaacgAACCGAAAGCTGATATTGCGGCTGAATCTGAAGATGCTGCTGAAAGAAGCGGTCAGGAATCGGGCATCGGTGATAACAGcaataaagcaaaagctgctgaGAAAGAACCGGCAGTGAGCGAGCAGAAACGTGATCGTAAAGAACTGGATGTGGAGAAGAACCAGCTGGAAATCCCCACGGTTGAGATCATTGAGAAGAAGCCGGTGCCAGAAAAGGTTACAAAATCCAAAAGGGGAAGGTATAAGAATACCAAAACCGTTGTGGATAAAGCATCCGTGTGTCTCAAAAGTGTGGAAATACGCCTCAACGTGGACGAAGTCAAGGGTGCCCTGCGGCCGGCTGACGAGGAGCCCGAGCCCGTGGCCGTGTCTCCGGCCAAAATGAAGAGCCCCCCAAAAGAGGACGTCCTGCCACCACATTTTGTTAAGAATGAGGTGGAAGATCCATtcccagaaacagaaaaagaggtGCTGCGGGAGCCGAAGCCGTCTCCCGAGGCTGCCCAGTTGGCAAAGCAGATCGAACTGGAGCAGGCGGTGGAGAACATCGCGAAGCTCACCGAAACGCCTCCTGCAATCGCTGCCTACAAAGAGCCGACGGCAGATGTGCCCGAGGTTCgtcaggaggaggaaggagataaaCCCGCGCACCAGGCGAGTGAGACGGAGCTGGCGGCGGCCATCGGCTCCATCATCAATGATATATCCGGGGAGTCGGAAAGCTTTCCTGCACCTCCGACGTATCCCGCTGAATCGGAAGCGGAAATCCCCACAGAGCCCTTGGTGTTACCGTCGCCTCGAGAGGAGATGGAGCCTGAGACGGATCAGGCGGTGAATAATATCCTGGAAACGGAGGCGGCCGTCGAGCCTGCGGTGCAGCCGGTTCCCGGCTCTGCCCCGGCGGTGGTGGaggcagagagcaaggaggcCGAAATCAGCTTCAGCGAATCTTCCAACTCGGCGCAGGAGGCCGAGACCTTGCAGGAGGCCGAAGTCGCTCGGAAGGAAAAGGGCCGACAGAAAAGCACGCGGCAGCGGCGCAAAAGGAGCACGGGCAGAAAGGGCGACGTGGCTGAGGTCGGCGCCTTCGAGCCGGAGAGGGTGCAGAGCAAGTCGCCCCCCGCCAGCGAAGTGAAGGCAAAACCCGAAGAAGCCttgaaggaggaaaagcaaattaaaaccGCTGCTCAGGCACCCGCGGAGCCAAGCGCTTCCGACGCCAGCAAGGCTGCGGCCGCTGACATCGTCATAGCCGCTCACGAAGCTGTCGCTGAGAGCAGCACCTCTCCGAAAGCGCCTCCTCCCGCCCCTCTGGACGTGGCTGCCCCACCGGTTCCTCTCGACGAGGGGAGTCAGAGTGGCTTCAAGATACGGTCGCCAGTGGACAACGCGCCCATCACGCCGCCGAGTGCCCCGAATTCAGCTCTTGCGGCCATCCCCTCGGCTGTGGCGGCGGCCAAGCTGCCCGCCCCGGTGCCCGCCGCGATCGTCCCCCTTCACTCCGGCGCTGCCAAGGTACCAGAGTGGATGGTGAGGCACGAGGAACCCCGTGCCCGCTCCACGCCCCCGCCAGCTCTCCCGCCGGACACCAAGGCGTCGGATATTGATACGAACTCCAGCACTTTGAGGAAGATACTCATGGAGCCCAAATACGTCTCGGCGACGAGCATAACCTCCACGCACGTGACGACGACGCACGCCGAGCCGGTGAGCGCCCCTCGCTTGGAGGAGCCACCCCTGCACCCCGCGGTGGAGGCCATAAAGCCGGTTTCGGAGGAGAAGGCGGCAGTTCCCGTCACCAACGCCTTGGACCCGCCGGTGGCCGAGGCCCCGGTGTTCAGCGAGAAGGAAAAGATCAGTACCGTGATCGCTCCCAAAGCCACGTCCGTGATAAGCAGGATGCCCCACAGCGCGGATCTGGAGGAGGCTCCGAGGATCACCCTGGTGAAGCAAACGCCCCAAACCCAGACGTGTCTCGTCAACGCCCCCTCACCCAAGTTTAAGCAGAGGTCGAGCACAAACGATAACAGCCGGTTTCATCCTGGATCTATGTCTATTATCGAGGAGAGGCCTGTGGAGACTGGGTCCAGTCCGGGGCTGCGAGTGAACACTTCGGAAGGTGTGGTGCTCCTCAGTTACTCGGGCCAGAAGACGGAAGGCCCTCAGCGAATTAGTGCCAAGATCAGCCAGATTCCCCCGGCCAGCGCGGTTGACATAGAGTTCCAGCAGTCTGTATCCAAGTCGCAGATCAAGCAGGAACCCATCACCCCGTCCCAGCCGGCGCcgaaaggctcccagacctcgTCGGGCTACGGGACTGTTTCCACCCATTCTTCTTTGGTACTAGGAACGCAGCCTTACAACACGTCGCCCGTCATCTCCTCTGTTAAACAGGAACGCGCTGCGCTGGACAAGTCTGACGCGGCCCATCTCTCTGTTCAGCCTCCAGCGTCGCAGCCCGGTAAGGTCCTCACGCAGACCGTAAACACTCCTCCCGTGCTCGTCCACAACCAGATGGTCGTCAACAAAAAACTGTCCGACCCGGCCGCTCTCAAAGTGGAGACCAAGACCCTGCAGCCCTCCTCCAACTTGAGTCCTGGAGTCAGTCCTCACCACCCTTCGCTCTCTGGGAAGATGCATTCGGAAGCAAACCACGTCAGCTCGGGGCCCAGCACGCCAACCGACCGGGCTATTTCCCACTTGGGGGTCACCAAACAGGAGCCGCACTCGCCGCGCACCAGCGGGCACTCGCCGTCGCCGTTCCCACGGGCCTGTCACCCCGGCAGCACCTCATCCCCGGCTTTATCGAGCAGCACCCCGGTCATGCTGGCGCCCGGCATTCCCGTTCCGCAGTACATCTCCAGCATGCATCCCGAGCAATCTGTCATCATGCCCCCTCACAGTGTCACGCAGACCGTGTCCCTGGGCCACCTGTCGCAAGGCGAGGTGAGAATGAACACCCCCCCTCTCTCCGGCATCCCCTACGGCATCCGCCCGGAAGCGCTCCACTCCCCCCGAGCTTCTCTTCAGCCCCAGATGGAAATCAAACCTCAGCGATCCAGCACGCCCCAGCCCGCTCCCATCCGCGACATCGTCATGCCGGCCCTGTCCTCCCAGCATCCCGTGGAGGAGGAGATTCACTATCACCACAGCAGCGTGTGCCGCGGGCCCGCTCCCGTCCAGTCCGACGTCCTGGTGATGCAGCCCGATTACCGCATGCATCCCAGCAGCATCCGGCTGGACCAGTACAACGTCCCCCGCGACGTCAGGATGATCATGCACCCGCACATGGCAGCCGTGGGCGAGCACCACGCGGAAACCAGACAGTCCCGAACGCCCGAAGGGGCTGGGAAAACTCCTCCTGTCAGTAAAACCCCGCAGCCCGGAAAAGAGACGCCAAAACCCTCGGAAGGGAAGATGGCGCACTCGCCGCACAGCGAAACGCGGCTGATCAGCGTCCCCTCGGGCAGCCAGCTGCCTGGGCTGCCGCTGACGCAGCCGGTGGTGGTTCCGCACGGGGTTCAGATCATGCACCCCGCAGGGAGCTCCTTCCACGACTACCGCTCCGTGTACGGCGACATGAGGAACTACCACACGGCGGCACAGCTCGGGCATCCGCAGTTCCCGGGGGCATCGCCGATCGGGTTGCCTTCACGGAGCATGACCCCGTCTCAG GGTCTGCCGGAGGGCGAACACTCGCACGCCAGCCAGCCCGTGCGCAGCAAGACTCCTCAGATCCCCCCGGATGCCAAGGGCCCGGCAGCAGCAGGACCTGAACAGAGTCACCACCCCACTGTAAATAGGCACGCGGCACAGATGGACCCTCACGTCCACCTTCAGAGGGCCCAGGCGGACACGGGCCAGACCTCCTACCCTTCGCCTGTTGCCATTTCAATGAAACAGGAGCTTCCGTCACCGCACCAGCCTCAGGGGGTTCCCAAGCAATCCATGTTTATCCCCACGACGTCAGGTGCTGGGGCTCCGCCGGGGCTGCCCCTCAACCGGCCCGAGCCCCAGTCTGCACTCAAACAAGAGCCATCTCCTCACCCCGTTTCGCAGAGACCTGTGGATATGGTTCAGCTCCTGACG AAATACCCGATTGTCTGGCAGGGCCTCCTGGCTCTCAAAAACGACACGGCTGCCGTTCAGCTCCACTTTGTCTCCGGGAATAACGTCCTGGCGCACCGATCGCTGCCGGCGCCGGAGGGCGGCCCCCCGCTGCGCATCGCCCAGCGCATGCGGCTCGAGGCCTCCCAGCTGGAGGGCGTCGCGCGCAGGATGATG GTGGAGAGCGATTACTGCCTGCTGCTGGCCCTGCCCTGCGGCCGAGACCAGGAGGACGTGGTGAACCAGACGGAGTCGCTGAAGGCCGCCTTCATCAGCTACCTGCAGGCCAAGCAGGCCGCAGGGATCATCAACGTTCCCAACCCCGGCTCCAATCAG cCTGCCTACGTCCTGCAGATCTTCCCACCCTGCGAGTTCTCGGAAAGCCACCTGTCCCGCCTGGCCCCGGACCTGCTCGCCAGCATCTCCAACATCTCCCCTCACCTGATGATCGTCATCGCCTCCGTATGA